One window of Candidatus Nitrospira kreftii genomic DNA carries:
- a CDS encoding Appr-1-p processing protein — protein MALVEVLARIEQQPYHWPVGRTLFQKIAYVATNEGLPTGLHYQRGSFGPFSGDLKSLEAKLVNNGLLQEERRGKMFMVTVGPNFTRIRQKYTSQFEEWDRIINKTVDLFSRVNIDQAEVIATVLFAAGELSDHRRPSETAVLDAVMHWKQKRRPPLDRGTVASTIRNLATLQWLAVTPDPNLPVPEDEAIPV, from the coding sequence GTGGCGCTCGTAGAGGTTTTGGCTCGCATCGAGCAACAACCCTATCACTGGCCAGTTGGAAGAACGCTGTTCCAGAAAATTGCCTATGTTGCCACTAATGAAGGCCTACCGACAGGCCTGCACTATCAACGTGGTAGTTTTGGGCCATTTTCCGGAGATTTGAAGTCTCTCGAGGCTAAGCTGGTCAATAACGGTTTGTTGCAAGAAGAGCGACGGGGAAAGATGTTCATGGTCACTGTTGGTCCAAACTTCACTCGTATTCGGCAGAAGTACACCTCCCAATTTGAAGAGTGGGACAGGATCATCAATAAGACGGTCGATCTCTTCAGTAGGGTGAACATCGATCAAGCGGAGGTCATCGCAACAGTTCTCTTTGCGGCAGGGGAACTGAGCGATCATCGTAGGCCTTCTGAAACGGCGGTGCTGGATGCAGTCATGCATTGGAAGCAAAAACGTCGTCCTCCGCTCGATCGAGGAACGGTCGCCTCAACCATTCGTAATCTCGCTACTCTACAATGGCTAGCGGTCACGCCTGATCCGAATCTTCCTGTACCTGAAGATGAGGCTATTCCAGTTTGA